The region TAGTCTCAGGGCATGACTCCTGGGTCCATCTTTGCGCAGGCGCCGTGGCTGTTCACGCTGTTCTATATCCTGAACATCATCTGCCTGATACACGCAGTCGCGACGCGCCGTGGCCTGCTTTGGATTGTCTTTCTGGGAATCAACCTGATGTTCGGCGGTTTTCTGGCCACACTGCTGTACTTTTTCATGGAGTTCCTGCCAAGTCTGCGCGGCAGCCGGCGCGGCGCCGGAATCGCCGTGCAGCGGGGTGTGGAGGCCATCAAGCCGCTCGATACCCGGATACGGGAAGCGCAGGCACGCCTGAACGAGAGTGACACTCTGCAAAACCGCGCTGACCTTGCAGCTCTGCTGTCACGAGCAGGGCGTCAGGCCGACGCGCAGGCAGTCCTGGAACCGCTATTGCACGGGATCTATGCCGACGACC is a window of Deinococcus deserti VCD115 DNA encoding:
- a CDS encoding tetratricopeptide repeat protein; its protein translation is MTPGSIFAQAPWLFTLFYILNIICLIHAVATRRGLLWIVFLGINLMFGGFLATLLYFFMEFLPSLRGSRRGAGIAVQRGVEAIKPLDTRIREAQARLNESDTLQNRADLAALLSRAGRQADAQAVLEPLLHGIYADDPVVLLTSAELDLQRGQPAEAEAKLSRVDLRTSAATRTRSLTLLARAQEAQGKLETAETYQQAMQGATSEEPRARYAAYLIRQGRAEEARPILEGLARTEQRATALYRRQEREWFQLAAGLRRELK